From the genome of Synchiropus splendidus isolate RoL2022-P1 chromosome 17, RoL_Sspl_1.0, whole genome shotgun sequence, one region includes:
- the vdac1 gene encoding voltage-dependent anion-selective channel protein 1, with translation MAVPPTYVDLGKSAKDVFTKGYGFGLIKLDLKTKSENGLEFTSTGSANTETSKVAGSLETKYKWAEHGLTFTEKWNTDNTLGTEITIEDQVAKGLKLTFDSSFSPNTGKKGGKIKTAYKCDHINIGCDVNYDINGTAIHGAAVVGYEGWLAGYQMTFEAGRNRITQSNFAVGYKTDEFQLHTNVNDGTEFGGSIYQKVNDKLETAVNLAWTAGNSNTRFGIAAKYQIDPDASFSAKVNNSSLVGLGYTQTLKPGIKLTLSALLDGKNINAGGHKLGLGLEFQA, from the exons ATGGCTGTTCCTCCCACCTACGTTGACCTGGGAAAGTCCGCCAAGGATGTTTTCACCAAGGGTTATG GCTTCGGGCTCATCAAGCTGGATTTGAAAACCAAGTCTGAGAATGGACTG GAGTTCACTAGCACAGGTTCTGCCAACACAGAGACCAGCAAGGTGGCTGGATCTCTGGAGACCAAGTACAAGTGGGCGGAGCATGGGCTGACCTTCACGGAGAAGTGGAACACCGATAACACCCTTGGGACCGAGATCACCATCGAAGACCAG GTTGCTAAAGGACTAAAGCTGACATTCGATTCCTCCTTCTCACCAAACACTGG GAAAAAGGGTGGCAAAATCAAGACGGCCTACAAGTGTGACCACATCAACATCGGCTGCGACGTCAACTATGACATCAACGGTACAGCGATCCATGGCGCGGCCGTGGTGGGATACGAGGGCTGGCTGGCCGGATACCAGATGACCTTCGAGGCCGGCAGGAACCGGATCACCCAGAGCAACTTCGCTGTCGGATACAAGACGGATGAGTTCCAGCTCCACACGAATGT AAACGACGGCACAGAGTTCGGCGGCTCCATCTACCAGAAGGTGAATGACAAGCTGGAGACGGCCGTCAATCTGGCCTGGACTGCCGGGAACAGCAACACTCGCTTTGGCATCGCTGCCAAGTACCAGATTGATCCCGACGCATCGTTCTCC GCCAAGGTGAACAACTCCAGCCTGGTGGGTCTTGGATACACCCAGACGCTTAAACCTG GCATCAAACTGACGCTCTCGGCCCTTCTTGATGGCAAGAACATCAACGCCGGCGGCCACAAACTTGGTCTGGGCCTGGAGTTCCAGGCATAG
- the c17h5orf15 gene encoding keratinocyte-associated transmembrane protein 2: MALLKVSSRSSRDLFALSVVLLFHFFVSPCLAAPLTVTQGELKATTQQGNSSIIIPSTAANKDQVAAKQTSAQLAPSAPNTPSKTSNTTNDTNAATAAPAADESKRNPAVTVSPKTSPENDKAPGVNTNNTSATGVKQNPVSAGDLKPDEVKVKPDEVKPDDVKVKPTKTPEAAQPTNSLATVLMVTDSDTASQNPSLLEKEPILLTATERGPKLPIDLDSYPDDGDDGDDDYTYDGAANLSNDYQQEAINENKDQPVAHPTPSDETEDSRVSNVYNSDDQDSHFFFHLVILAFLVAIVYIAYHNKRKIFLLTQSRRWKDSLCSRNTIEYHRLDQNVNEAMPSLKMTRDYIF; the protein is encoded by the exons ATGGCGTTGCTGAAAGTATCAAGTCGTAGCTCTCGAGACCTTTTTGCTCTCTCAGTGGTGCTTTTGTTCCACTTTTTTGTTTCTCCGTGCCTGGCAGCTCCATTGACCGTCACACAGGGAG AATTAAAAGCAACAACCCAACAGGGAAATTCATCCATAATCATCCCTTCGACGGCTGCAAATAAGGATCAAGTTGCCGCAAAGCAAACCTCTGCCCAACTTGCACCCTCAGCTCCCAATACTCCATCAAAAACGTCCAACACCACCAACGATACAAACGCAGCAACAGCGGCGCCGGCAGCAGATGAATCTAAGCGCAACCCCGCGGTAACCGTTTCTCCTAAAACATCCCCGGAAAATGACAAGGCGCCAGGAGTCAACACTAACAACACCTCAGCGACCGGCGTGAAGCAAAACCCAGTCAGTGCAGGAGACCTGAAACCAGATGAGGTGAAGGTGAAACCAGATGAGGTGAAACCAGATGACGTGAAAGTGAAACCAACAAAGACCCCGGAAGCTGCGCAGCCCACCAACAGTCTCGCCACTGTGTTAATGGTCACTGACTCGGACACCGCCTCTCAGAACCCGTCCCTGCTGGAGAAAGAGCCCATCCTTCTGACAGCCACCGAGAGGGGTCCCAAGCTACCCATAGACCTGGATAGTTATCCCGACGATGGGGATGATGGGGATGACGACTACACGTATGATGGCGCTGCTAACCTCAGCAACGATTACCAGCAGGAAGCcatcaatgaaaacaaagaccaGCCTGTTGCTCACCCGACGCCGTCGGACGAAACGGAAGACTCTCGAGTGTCCAACGTCTACAACAGCGATGACCAAGACTCCCACTTCTTCTTCCATCTGGTCATTCTGGCTTTCCTGGTGGCCATTGTCTACATCGCTTATCACAACAAGAGGAAG ATCTTCCTCCTGACTCAGAGTCGACGGTGGAAGGACAGTCTGTGTTCTCGCAACACCATCGAGTATCACCGCCTGGACCAGAACGTGAACGAAGCCATGCCCTCGCTCAAAATGACCCGGGATTACATCTTTTGA